A single region of the Gopherus evgoodei ecotype Sinaloan lineage chromosome 3, rGopEvg1_v1.p, whole genome shotgun sequence genome encodes:
- the LOC115648439 gene encoding small nuclear ribonucleoprotein F-like yields the protein MSFPPNPKPFLNGLRGKPVMVKLMLGMEYKGYLVSADGYMNMQLANTEEYIDGALSGHLGEVLIRCNNVLYLRGVEEDGEMRE from the coding sequence ATGAGCTTCCCCCCGAACCCCAAGCCCTTCCTGAATGGGCTGAGAGGGAAGCCGGTGATGGTGAAGCTGATGTTGGGGATGGAGTACAAGGGCTACCTGGTGTCTGCTGATGGCTACATGAACATGCAGCTTGCAAACACAGAAGAATACATAGATGGTGCATTGTCAGGGCACCTTGGTGAAGTTTTGATAAGATGTAACAACGTCCTGTACCTCAGAGGAGTAGAAGAAGATGGAGAAATGAGAGAATAA